In the Streptomyces sp. NBC_00525 genome, one interval contains:
- a CDS encoding VgrG-related protein, with translation MTGPARSFAADPIVEAPAELPAAWAAQLVSCAVDENVGLPDSAVLTYRDPYHTLLTATGITIGTPLKISVVTVQERARERLFTGEVTALELDSDTTGSFTVVRAYSKAHRLRRGRKVVAFRNMKAADIVRKVAAGAGLPCGKVEAAPVMYKQLTQPNISDWDFLQYLAGECGAHVRVDENGVLQFVKPKPAASAPAPSTSASKHPMVLEYGRNLLALRAVLTGADGADSVEVRGWDVETKTRLVAREQSIRSTTVVPGASPSAAAGAFGPNARMTVADTPYRTQAEARAVAGAVAARVSSGFGEIEAVAEGNPKLRAGEPVALGNVGPAFAGRYTATAAHHTLDPQGGYRTTLLVSTDPDRSLAGLTGGGAAPVPGPRMPGLAIGVVTDIREGRGGGERGSVRLKFPWLDDTYVTDWVRTVQWGGQGGGGVFSPEVNDEVLVGFEQGMLDSPYVLGGLYNGVDKPSPHDVPLVDPTSGKVNRRSLVSRSGNRIELLDTPRGPSGVRLATGDEQLEITLDERRGEIALKVYARGTSRVLSSLSLDRSGITLDAGTGDVRIKGRQVNVNGKTGVTVDGGLLAVLKAALVRIN, from the coding sequence GTGACCGGCCCCGCCCGCTCCTTCGCCGCCGACCCGATCGTGGAGGCCCCCGCCGAGCTGCCCGCCGCCTGGGCCGCCCAGCTGGTGAGCTGCGCGGTCGACGAGAACGTCGGACTCCCCGACAGCGCCGTACTCACGTACCGCGACCCGTACCACACGCTGCTCACGGCCACCGGGATCACCATCGGGACGCCGCTGAAGATATCCGTGGTCACCGTCCAGGAACGGGCGCGCGAGCGGCTGTTCACGGGCGAGGTGACCGCGCTGGAACTCGACAGCGACACCACCGGATCGTTCACCGTCGTCCGCGCCTACTCCAAGGCGCACCGGCTGCGGCGCGGCCGGAAGGTGGTCGCGTTCCGCAACATGAAGGCCGCCGACATCGTCCGCAAGGTCGCCGCCGGGGCCGGGCTGCCGTGCGGGAAGGTCGAGGCGGCGCCCGTCATGTACAAGCAGCTCACCCAGCCGAACATCTCCGACTGGGACTTCCTCCAGTACCTGGCGGGGGAGTGCGGGGCGCATGTGCGCGTCGACGAGAACGGCGTGCTCCAGTTCGTGAAGCCGAAGCCCGCCGCCTCGGCGCCCGCCCCGTCCACCTCCGCGTCCAAGCACCCGATGGTGCTGGAGTACGGGCGCAACCTGCTGGCGCTGCGGGCCGTGCTGACCGGCGCGGACGGGGCGGACAGCGTCGAGGTGCGCGGCTGGGACGTGGAGACGAAGACCCGCCTCGTCGCCCGCGAGCAGTCGATCCGGTCCACCACCGTGGTGCCCGGCGCCAGCCCGTCCGCCGCGGCCGGGGCCTTCGGCCCGAACGCCCGGATGACCGTCGCGGACACCCCGTACCGGACGCAGGCCGAGGCACGCGCGGTCGCCGGGGCGGTCGCCGCGCGGGTCTCCTCCGGCTTCGGCGAGATCGAGGCGGTCGCCGAGGGCAACCCGAAGCTGCGGGCGGGCGAACCGGTCGCACTCGGCAACGTGGGCCCCGCCTTCGCCGGGCGCTACACCGCGACCGCCGCCCACCACACCCTGGACCCGCAGGGCGGCTACCGTACGACGCTCCTGGTCAGCACCGACCCGGACCGCTCGCTGGCCGGGCTCACCGGCGGCGGGGCGGCGCCCGTGCCGGGGCCCCGGATGCCCGGCCTCGCCATCGGCGTCGTCACCGACATCCGCGAGGGGCGGGGCGGCGGCGAACGCGGCTCGGTACGGCTCAAATTCCCCTGGCTGGACGACACGTACGTCACCGACTGGGTGCGCACCGTGCAGTGGGGCGGCCAGGGCGGCGGCGGGGTGTTCAGCCCCGAGGTCAACGACGAGGTCCTGGTCGGCTTCGAGCAGGGCATGCTCGACAGCCCGTATGTGCTGGGCGGGCTGTACAACGGCGTCGACAAGCCGTCCCCGCACGACGTACCGCTGGTGGACCCGACCAGCGGCAAGGTCAACCGCCGCTCCCTGGTGTCCCGTTCGGGCAACCGGATCGAACTGCTCGACACCCCGCGCGGCCCGTCCGGGGTACGGCTCGCCACCGGCGACGAGCAGCTGGAGATCACGCTGGACGAGCGGCGCGGCGAGATCGCGCTCAAGGTGTACGCGCGCGGCACCTCGCGCGTCCTCAGCTCCCTGTCGCTCGACCGCTCCGGTATCACGCTCGACGCGGGCACCGGCGACGTCCGGATCAAGGGTCGGCAGGTGAACGTCAACGGCAAGACCGGCGTCACCGTCGACGGCGGACTGCTCGCCGTCCTCAAGGCCGCACTCGTCCGCATCAACTGA
- a CDS encoding phage tail sheath family protein: MPSYLTPGVYVEEVQSGARPIEGVGTAVAAFVGFAETGPFHRPTLVTSWDQYVSTFGTFTPDTYLTLAVHGFFSNGGGAAYIVRVGGPAEGAPQEIAPAPSVAIGGFLVSARPGAGDGISIEVADAEGENPPEDRFRLLVRQGGKVAETFDTSVRKNVKGYLVTQARQSKLIEVTEQPGAAQSRPEKQSLTLAPATPGTATGRTGAVEFVGDAAERTGIAALEAIDEITMVAVPDLMSAHQRGDLDDEGVRAVQLAVIAHCEQMGDRVAVLDTPPGMNAQRVRTWRNDDAGYDSRYATVYYPWLKVLDPASGRQTLMPPSGHVAGVWARSDGERGVHKAPANEVIRGALDLELRLSRGEQDLLNPIGVNCVRAFPGRGIRIWGARTLSSDPAWRYLNVRRLFNYLEESILLGTQWVVFEPNDDRLWSSIRRNVTAFLSEEWRRGALFGRTAEEAFYVKCDRDNNPQESIDLGQVVCEIGVAPVKPAEFVVFRLSQFSDSTSLVDE; this comes from the coding sequence ATGCCGTCGTACCTCACCCCAGGTGTTTACGTGGAGGAGGTGCAGTCCGGAGCACGGCCCATCGAGGGAGTCGGCACCGCGGTCGCCGCCTTCGTCGGCTTCGCTGAGACCGGCCCGTTCCACCGGCCGACGCTGGTGACCAGCTGGGACCAGTACGTTTCGACCTTCGGCACCTTCACCCCGGACACGTACCTCACGCTCGCCGTCCACGGGTTCTTCAGCAACGGCGGCGGCGCCGCGTACATCGTGCGCGTCGGCGGCCCCGCCGAGGGCGCCCCGCAGGAGATCGCCCCGGCGCCCTCCGTGGCCATCGGCGGCTTCCTGGTCTCCGCCCGGCCCGGCGCCGGCGACGGCATCTCCATCGAGGTCGCCGACGCCGAGGGCGAGAACCCGCCGGAGGACCGGTTCCGGCTGCTGGTGCGGCAGGGCGGCAAGGTCGCGGAGACCTTCGACACCTCCGTACGCAAGAATGTCAAGGGCTACCTGGTCACCCAGGCCCGCCAGTCCAAGCTCATCGAGGTCACCGAGCAGCCCGGCGCCGCCCAGAGCCGCCCCGAGAAGCAGAGCCTCACCCTCGCCCCCGCCACTCCGGGCACCGCCACCGGCCGCACCGGCGCCGTCGAGTTCGTCGGCGACGCGGCGGAGCGCACGGGCATCGCGGCCCTGGAGGCGATCGACGAGATCACCATGGTGGCCGTCCCCGACCTGATGAGCGCCCACCAGCGCGGCGACCTGGACGACGAGGGCGTCCGCGCCGTACAGCTCGCCGTCATCGCGCACTGCGAGCAGATGGGCGACCGGGTCGCCGTCCTGGACACCCCGCCCGGCATGAACGCCCAGCGCGTACGCACCTGGCGCAACGACGACGCCGGCTACGACTCCCGCTACGCCACGGTCTACTACCCCTGGCTCAAGGTCCTCGACCCGGCGTCGGGCCGGCAGACCCTGATGCCGCCCAGCGGCCACGTCGCCGGTGTCTGGGCGCGCAGCGACGGCGAGCGCGGAGTCCACAAGGCGCCCGCCAACGAGGTCATCCGGGGCGCCCTGGACCTCGAACTCCGGCTCAGCCGGGGCGAGCAGGACCTCCTCAACCCGATCGGCGTCAACTGCGTGCGCGCCTTCCCCGGCCGGGGCATCCGGATCTGGGGCGCCCGCACCCTCTCCTCCGACCCGGCCTGGCGCTACCTCAACGTCCGCCGGCTCTTCAACTACCTGGAGGAGTCCATCCTCCTGGGCACCCAGTGGGTCGTCTTCGAGCCCAACGACGACCGCCTCTGGTCGAGCATCCGGCGCAACGTCACCGCGTTCCTCTCCGAGGAGTGGCGCCGGGGCGCGCTCTTCGGCCGTACGGCGGAGGAGGCGTTCTACGTCAAGTGCGACCGGGACAACAACCCGCAGGAGTCCATCGACCTCGGCCAGGTCGTGTGCGAGATCGGCGTCGCCCCGGTGAAGCCCGCCGAGTTCGTCGTCTTCCGCCTCTCGCAGTTCTCGGACAGCACCAGCCTCGTGGACGAGTGA
- a CDS encoding GPW/gp25 family protein, with amino-acid sequence MSEGFIGRGWGFPMRVGATGGIGMVEREQEIEEAIGLILGTAPGERPMRPEFGCGIHEYVFAPGDGATAGRIAHEVRTSLERWEPRIEVRDVVVAFDTVEEGTLYIDVHYTVRSTNDLRNLVFPFYTIPEAGAR; translated from the coding sequence ATGAGCGAGGGATTCATCGGCCGGGGCTGGGGCTTCCCGATGCGCGTCGGCGCCACCGGCGGCATCGGAATGGTCGAGCGCGAGCAGGAGATCGAGGAGGCCATCGGCCTGATCCTCGGCACCGCGCCCGGCGAACGTCCCATGCGGCCCGAATTCGGCTGCGGTATCCACGAGTACGTCTTCGCGCCCGGCGACGGCGCGACCGCCGGACGCATCGCGCACGAGGTGCGGACCTCGCTGGAGCGCTGGGAGCCGCGCATCGAAGTCCGGGACGTCGTCGTCGCGTTCGACACCGTCGAGGAGGGCACCCTCTACATCGACGTGCACTACACCGTGCGGTCCACCAACGACCTGCGCAACCTTGTCTTCCCCTTCTACACCATCCCGGAAGCGGGAGCCCGCTGA
- a CDS encoding helix-turn-helix transcriptional regulator — protein MTTITTDMTTTKEAAGLRALSPPERPAPAPHAPALGRIAVAVYAEDLILRTGVVQQLRQRPEIELVPDEEADRAQVSLVVVDMVNEPAVQLLHRLQRNTATRTGLVVGYFEAGALQTLIEYGVAAVLRRGEADQDRLVHLVTAVAKGEGVLPGDLLGKLIDHVSSLHRSVLDPRGLSLSTLTTREAEMIRLVSEGYGTAEIAQKTSYSERTVKNVLHEVATRLNLRNRAHAVGYAMRHGLI, from the coding sequence ATGACGACCATCACGACAGACATGACGACGACGAAGGAGGCGGCGGGCCTGCGCGCCCTCTCGCCGCCCGAACGCCCCGCACCCGCCCCGCACGCCCCCGCACTCGGCCGGATCGCGGTCGCGGTGTACGCGGAGGACCTGATACTGCGGACCGGGGTGGTGCAGCAGCTGCGCCAGCGCCCGGAGATCGAACTGGTACCGGACGAGGAGGCGGACCGCGCCCAGGTCTCCCTCGTCGTGGTGGACATGGTGAACGAACCGGCCGTGCAGCTCCTGCACCGCCTCCAGCGCAACACCGCGACCCGCACCGGCCTGGTCGTCGGCTACTTCGAGGCGGGCGCCCTCCAGACCCTGATCGAGTACGGGGTCGCGGCCGTGCTGCGGCGCGGCGAGGCCGACCAGGACCGCCTCGTGCATCTCGTGACGGCCGTCGCGAAGGGCGAGGGGGTCCTTCCCGGCGACCTCCTCGGCAAGCTCATCGACCACGTGAGCAGCCTGCACCGCTCGGTCCTGGACCCGAGGGGGCTCTCCCTGTCCACGCTCACGACGCGTGAGGCGGAGATGATCCGGCTGGTGTCGGAGGGCTACGGCACGGCGGAGATCGCCCAGAAGACCTCGTACTCCGAACGCACCGTCAAGAACGTGCTGCACGAGGTCGCGACCAGACTCAACCTGCGCAACCGGGCACACGCCGTGGGCTACGCGATGCGCCACGGCCTCATCTGA
- a CDS encoding DUF6760 family protein encodes MTYAPSRLREELAYIAYHFHWQREEILDLTHGERQEWVREIARINTRVNESG; translated from the coding sequence GTGACGTACGCGCCTTCCCGGCTGCGGGAGGAGCTCGCGTACATCGCCTACCACTTCCACTGGCAGCGTGAGGAGATCCTCGACCTCACCCACGGTGAGCGGCAGGAATGGGTGAGGGAGATAGCGCGGATCAACACCCGCGTCAACGAGAGCGGGTGA
- a CDS encoding putative baseplate assembly protein produces MSLPPPNLDDRRFQQLVDEAKRYVQQRTPEWTDHNVSDPGVTLIETFAYMVDQLLYRLNRVPDRNYHAFLDLLGVQLYPPAAARADVDFWLSAPQPDTVRLPAGTEVATARGETEEAVVFSTDEDLAIVPSSLVRLVTVPVGGEQTDRTGPLGEGRDIPCFQTRPQPGDALLFGLPTAVPRCIVAVRLDSRVEGVGVDPRQPPLVWEAWDGARWVTCATGTDSTGGLNKPGEITVFVPAAHTMSVAAGTRAGWLRCRVTEAEPGQPFYSESPTIREAEVFTVGGTIGVEHAETVHDVPLGTSEGVAGQTFAAPRTPVLLDGEPPLVEVSSDDGWQTWTPVEHFGASGPGDRHVRVDPVAGRFAFPPEVREQDGTMRAYGAVPAKGAHIRLARYRTGGGAAGNVARGAIRVLRSSVPYVAGVTNREAARGGVDGETVENAKIRAPQILRVQERAVTAQDYEAIAREAAPSLRRVRCLPAAPGEGGAVRVLVVPDAVPDEGGRLRFEQLVPPDPVLAAVAGRLDERRLVGTRLVVEPPAYQGVTVVAGLVADEGDTDSVRAAALDALFAHIDPLRGGADGTGWAFGRPVQYGEVFAVLQAVPGVRLVEEVRLFPADPLTGRRGGAVDRIDVAANALVFSHQHQIAVTATGERS; encoded by the coding sequence ATGTCCCTTCCCCCGCCCAACCTGGACGACCGCCGCTTCCAGCAACTCGTGGACGAGGCCAAGCGGTACGTCCAGCAGCGCACCCCCGAGTGGACCGACCACAACGTCTCCGACCCCGGCGTCACGCTGATCGAGACATTCGCGTACATGGTCGACCAGCTGCTGTACCGGCTCAACCGGGTGCCCGACCGCAACTACCACGCCTTCCTCGACCTCCTCGGCGTCCAGCTCTACCCGCCCGCCGCCGCCCGCGCCGACGTCGACTTCTGGCTGTCCGCGCCGCAGCCGGACACCGTGCGCCTGCCCGCAGGTACGGAGGTGGCGACCGCGCGCGGCGAGACCGAGGAGGCGGTCGTCTTCTCCACCGACGAGGACCTGGCCATCGTGCCCAGCTCCCTGGTCCGCCTCGTCACCGTCCCGGTCGGCGGCGAGCAGACCGACCGCACCGGGCCGCTCGGCGAGGGCCGCGACATCCCCTGCTTCCAGACCCGCCCGCAGCCCGGCGACGCCCTGCTGTTCGGACTGCCCACCGCCGTGCCCCGCTGCATCGTCGCCGTACGCCTGGACAGCCGGGTGGAGGGCGTCGGCGTCGACCCCCGGCAGCCGCCGCTCGTCTGGGAGGCGTGGGACGGCGCCCGCTGGGTGACCTGCGCGACCGGCACCGACTCCACCGGCGGGCTCAACAAGCCCGGCGAGATCACGGTGTTCGTGCCCGCCGCACACACCATGTCCGTCGCCGCCGGCACCCGCGCCGGCTGGCTGCGCTGCCGCGTCACCGAGGCCGAACCCGGCCAGCCCTTCTACTCCGAGTCCCCGACGATCCGCGAGGCCGAGGTCTTCACCGTCGGCGGCACGATCGGCGTCGAACACGCGGAGACCGTCCACGACGTGCCCCTCGGCACCTCCGAAGGCGTCGCGGGCCAGACCTTCGCCGCCCCCCGCACCCCCGTCCTGCTCGACGGCGAACCGCCGCTCGTCGAGGTGTCCTCGGACGACGGCTGGCAGACCTGGACGCCCGTCGAGCACTTCGGCGCCTCCGGCCCCGGCGACCGGCATGTGCGCGTGGACCCCGTCGCCGGCCGGTTCGCCTTCCCGCCGGAGGTCCGCGAACAGGACGGCACCATGCGGGCGTACGGGGCGGTGCCCGCCAAGGGCGCCCACATCCGCCTCGCCCGCTACCGCACGGGCGGCGGCGCCGCCGGCAACGTGGCGCGCGGCGCGATCCGCGTCCTGCGCAGCTCCGTCCCGTACGTCGCCGGCGTCACCAACCGCGAGGCCGCGCGCGGCGGCGTGGACGGCGAGACCGTCGAGAATGCCAAGATCCGCGCCCCGCAGATCCTCCGCGTCCAGGAACGGGCCGTCACCGCCCAGGACTACGAGGCCATCGCCCGCGAGGCCGCGCCCTCGCTGCGCCGGGTCCGCTGCCTGCCCGCCGCCCCCGGCGAGGGCGGCGCGGTCCGGGTCCTGGTCGTCCCCGACGCCGTCCCCGACGAGGGCGGCCGGCTCCGCTTCGAACAGCTCGTCCCGCCGGACCCGGTCCTCGCGGCCGTGGCCGGTCGGCTCGACGAGCGCCGCCTCGTCGGCACCCGCCTGGTCGTCGAACCCCCCGCCTACCAGGGCGTCACGGTGGTCGCGGGCCTGGTCGCCGACGAGGGCGACACGGACAGCGTCCGGGCCGCCGCGCTCGACGCCCTCTTCGCCCACATCGACCCGCTGCGGGGCGGCGCGGACGGCACCGGCTGGGCGTTCGGCAGGCCCGTGCAGTACGGGGAGGTCTTCGCCGTCCTCCAGGCCGTGCCCGGCGTCCGCCTGGTCGAGGAGGTCCGCCTCTTCCCCGCCGACCCGCTCACCGGCAGGCGCGGCGGGGCGGTCGACCGGATCGACGTCGCCGCCAACGCGCTGGTCTTCTCCCACCAGCACCAGATCGCCGTCACCGCCACCGGGGAGCGCTCATGA
- a CDS encoding CIS tube protein — protein MEPPSDVGAKPGGTLARLTLQFNPASLSLSKTTEWRRTPSRTAGESALPEFVGSGPRSLSLDVFLDATATHDNSVEKAVEQLMTACVPTPTSLGRKKPSSPWVRFDWGTSTTTSFDGVLAGLSVSYTLFDVDGKPLRATCSLSIEEASVDPAGQNPTSGSREARRTHTVVAGDSLPLLAWREYGDATAWRTIAEANDIDDPMQLAPGSELLVPALEDDAAEAGVREAAR, from the coding sequence ATGGAGCCGCCGTCGGACGTCGGCGCCAAGCCCGGCGGCACGCTCGCCCGGCTCACGCTCCAGTTCAACCCGGCCTCACTTTCCCTGAGCAAGACCACCGAGTGGCGCCGCACCCCGTCCCGTACGGCGGGCGAGTCCGCGCTGCCCGAATTCGTGGGCAGCGGGCCCCGCTCGCTCTCCCTCGACGTGTTCCTGGACGCCACCGCCACCCACGACAACTCCGTGGAGAAGGCGGTCGAGCAGCTGATGACGGCCTGCGTGCCGACGCCGACCAGCCTGGGCCGGAAGAAGCCGTCGAGCCCCTGGGTGCGGTTCGACTGGGGCACGTCCACGACCACGTCGTTCGACGGCGTGCTGGCCGGCCTCTCCGTCTCGTACACGCTGTTCGACGTGGACGGGAAGCCGCTGCGCGCCACCTGCTCGCTGTCCATCGAGGAGGCGAGCGTCGACCCGGCCGGGCAGAACCCGACGTCCGGCTCGCGGGAGGCCCGCCGTACGCACACGGTCGTCGCCGGGGACAGCCTGCCGCTGCTGGCCTGGCGGGAGTACGGGGACGCCACGGCCTGGCGCACGATCGCCGAGGCCAACGACATCGACGACCCGATGCAGCTCGCCCCCGGCAGCGAACTTCTCGTGCCCGCCCTTGAGGACGACGCGGCGGAAGCGGGCGTACGGGAGGCGGCCCGGTGA
- a CDS encoding PAAR domain-containing protein, translating into MPQAARTGDPTVHGGVIGTPPPGAVAVATVLIGGKPAAVTGSLHVCVIPPHALLGPGNVIMPNPAAGTVLIGGLPAARMGDTTSCGAKIIMGAPNVLIGGPV; encoded by the coding sequence ATGCCCCAGGCAGCCCGAACGGGCGACCCCACCGTCCACGGGGGCGTCATCGGCACCCCGCCGCCGGGCGCGGTGGCCGTGGCCACCGTCCTGATCGGCGGCAAGCCGGCCGCCGTCACCGGCAGCCTGCACGTGTGCGTGATACCCCCGCACGCCCTGCTCGGACCGGGCAACGTCATCATGCCGAACCCGGCCGCCGGCACCGTCCTCATCGGCGGGCTGCCCGCCGCCCGCATGGGCGACACCACCAGCTGCGGCGCGAAGATCATCATGGGCGCGCCGAACGTCCTCATCGGAGGCCCGGTATGA
- a CDS encoding phage tail protein, with the protein MTRAAVPGLPSRYPIGAQLPAMYADDDFAQRFTAGLDTVLAPVLSTLDNLPAYFDPALTPEDFLPWLSSWVGAGIDPAWPVEQRRAAVARAVELHRRRGTRQGLADLLRLCFGGEAEIVDGGGVTWSPEPDSPLPPAPTGELLVRLRPAHPVDESRVLTVVRASCPAHLTCRVEILPPHDTPGSPT; encoded by the coding sequence ATGACGAGGGCCGCCGTCCCCGGACTCCCCAGCCGCTACCCGATCGGCGCGCAACTGCCCGCCATGTACGCGGACGACGACTTCGCACAGCGCTTCACGGCGGGCCTGGACACCGTCCTCGCCCCGGTCCTCTCCACCCTCGACAATCTCCCCGCCTACTTCGACCCGGCGCTCACCCCGGAGGACTTCCTGCCCTGGCTGTCCTCCTGGGTCGGGGCCGGCATCGACCCGGCCTGGCCGGTCGAACAGCGCCGCGCCGCAGTCGCCCGAGCCGTCGAACTCCACCGCCGCCGGGGCACCCGCCAGGGCCTGGCGGACCTGCTGCGCCTCTGCTTCGGCGGGGAGGCGGAGATCGTGGACGGCGGCGGCGTGACCTGGTCGCCGGAACCGGACTCCCCGCTGCCGCCGGCCCCGACCGGGGAACTCCTGGTACGCCTGCGCCCCGCGCACCCGGTGGACGAGTCCCGCGTGCTGACGGTGGTCCGCGCCTCGTGCCCGGCGCACCTCACCTGCCGGGTGGAGATCCTGCCGCCCCACGACACCCCAGGGAGCCCGACATGA
- a CDS encoding COG1470 family protein has product MPTVTVSPGAEATTTLTVRNDGDIVEAYSLDVVGDCAAWTTVEPARVSLYPGTSETVTVRFAPPRSHEVRAGELPLGIKVLPAEHPEAVAVPEMTVVVEPFHELRASLEPGRRRGWLGARFRTAVQNRGNAPIDLAFAGRQQGEELRLAFTPERRRLEPGESAESGLKVRARKLIWFGAPADWPFEVVVGEPEAEGGAPVEDARADRAQAETLQGEFAQLPLLPRWLLILLAAILALLLAWFALVRPTIRSTAQEAGTKAAQEENRQARQEGGAASGGATGGGQGQPKGQGQGSTAGADGTGGGGGTGGSGTTGSTGGAGEQQSSATIDVQTRAGGKETRTYVVPEGKTFGVTDIVVANFQGDEGLLTISFGERKITTIALETFRNQDYHWVTPIQIPENAAVTASVTCAKPGTPATGRQASRCHQVVNVSGVLTDVSRDER; this is encoded by the coding sequence ATGCCCACGGTGACGGTGTCGCCCGGCGCCGAAGCGACGACCACGCTGACCGTGCGCAACGACGGCGACATCGTCGAGGCGTACTCCCTCGACGTGGTCGGCGACTGCGCGGCATGGACCACGGTGGAACCGGCACGGGTCTCGCTCTATCCGGGCACCTCGGAGACCGTCACGGTGCGGTTCGCGCCGCCCCGGTCGCACGAGGTGCGGGCAGGCGAACTGCCCCTGGGGATAAAGGTGCTGCCCGCCGAGCACCCCGAGGCGGTGGCCGTCCCCGAGATGACGGTGGTCGTCGAGCCGTTCCACGAGCTGCGCGCGAGCCTGGAACCGGGACGCCGCCGGGGCTGGCTGGGCGCCCGCTTCCGTACGGCGGTGCAGAACCGGGGGAACGCTCCCATCGACCTCGCGTTCGCCGGGCGGCAGCAGGGCGAGGAGCTGCGGCTCGCGTTCACGCCGGAGCGGCGGCGCCTGGAGCCCGGCGAGTCGGCGGAGTCGGGGCTCAAGGTCCGGGCCCGCAAGCTGATCTGGTTCGGCGCCCCGGCGGACTGGCCGTTCGAGGTCGTCGTCGGGGAGCCCGAGGCCGAGGGCGGCGCGCCCGTCGAGGACGCGCGGGCCGACCGGGCGCAAGCCGAGACCCTGCAGGGCGAGTTCGCCCAGCTCCCGCTGCTGCCGCGCTGGCTGCTCATCCTGCTCGCGGCGATCCTGGCCCTGCTGCTCGCCTGGTTCGCGCTGGTGCGGCCGACCATCCGGTCCACCGCGCAGGAGGCGGGCACCAAGGCCGCGCAGGAGGAGAACCGGCAGGCCCGGCAGGAGGGCGGAGCCGCGTCCGGCGGTGCCACCGGGGGCGGCCAGGGGCAGCCGAAGGGGCAGGGGCAGGGGAGCACGGCGGGCGCGGACGGGACCGGTGGAGGCGGCGGCACGGGCGGCTCGGGCACGACCGGGTCCACCGGCGGAGCCGGCGAGCAGCAGAGCTCCGCGACGATCGACGTGCAGACGCGTGCCGGGGGCAAGGAAACCCGCACCTATGTGGTCCCGGAAGGCAAGACTTTCGGTGTCACGGACATCGTCGTGGCCAATTTCCAGGGCGACGAAGGGCTGCTGACCATCTCCTTCGGCGAACGGAAGATCACCACGATCGCGCTGGAGACGTTCAGGAACCAGGACTATCACTGGGTCACCCCCATTCAGATTCCGGAGAACGCGGCGGTCACCGCTTCCGTGACCTGTGCCAAGCCCGGGACTCCGGCCACCGGCAGGCAGGCTTCCCGGTGCCACCAAGTAGTCAATGTCAGCGGTGTGCTGACCGATGTCTCGCGGGATGAACGATAG
- a CDS encoding phage tail protein, with protein sequence MAEGDALSTHVFGVQLGGYLVESIQEISGLTVEEEVVEVRQVTSTGKQIIRKQPGARQAGEVTITRGLDKSSEFTKWIKETLNNGAVDTARQNLTIEIKDSKGETVRRIQLMQGWASRWEGPSLKAGESSAATETVTITFEEIVVE encoded by the coding sequence ATGGCAGAGGGCGACGCTCTTTCCACCCACGTCTTCGGCGTGCAGCTCGGCGGCTACCTCGTGGAGTCCATCCAGGAGATCAGCGGGCTGACGGTCGAGGAAGAGGTGGTCGAGGTCCGGCAGGTGACCTCCACCGGCAAGCAGATCATCCGCAAGCAGCCCGGCGCGCGCCAGGCCGGCGAGGTGACGATCACCCGAGGGCTCGACAAGAGCAGCGAGTTCACCAAGTGGATCAAGGAGACGCTGAACAACGGCGCCGTCGACACCGCTCGGCAGAACCTCACCATCGAGATCAAGGACTCCAAGGGTGAGACCGTCCGCCGCATCCAGCTGATGCAGGGCTGGGCCAGCCGCTGGGAGGGCCCCTCCCTCAAGGCCGGCGAGTCCAGCGCGGCCACCGAGACGGTCACCATCACCTTCGAGGAGATCGTCGTCGAATGA
- a CDS encoding phage tail protein, with amino-acid sequence MTDNIFATSVFFTLAIGGNDLGAFHTCSGLGAEVEVEQYAEGGNNGFAWQLPGRITWTNITLTRPVTADTLKIARWLNETTQRVERKDGEIVALRPDLTRIISWQIQGIVPVRWQGPSFDPASSQAAIETLEIAHEGLVPS; translated from the coding sequence ATGACGGACAACATCTTCGCGACGAGCGTGTTCTTCACGCTCGCCATCGGCGGAAACGACCTCGGCGCGTTCCACACCTGTTCCGGCCTGGGGGCCGAGGTGGAGGTGGAGCAGTACGCCGAGGGCGGCAACAACGGCTTCGCCTGGCAGCTGCCGGGCCGGATCACGTGGACGAACATCACGCTCACCCGCCCGGTCACCGCCGACACGCTCAAGATCGCGCGCTGGCTGAACGAGACGACGCAGCGGGTCGAGCGCAAGGACGGCGAGATCGTCGCCCTGCGCCCCGATCTGACGCGGATCATCAGCTGGCAGATCCAGGGCATCGTGCCGGTCCGCTGGCAGGGCCCGTCGTTCGACCCGGCCAGCTCGCAGGCCGCGATCGAGACGCTGGAGATCGCCCACGAGGGCCTGGTGCCGTCCTGA